One window from the genome of Candidatus Alcyoniella australis encodes:
- a CDS encoding zinc ribbon domain-containing protein has translation MICPICGWKVSDAAPACPSCGTLINGAKLKAIRRAAEQELPEPKQKRSDRLGSSSVAVLLTLVFSVLGLGILAFTYLPR, from the coding sequence ATGATCTGTCCCATTTGCGGCTGGAAAGTCAGCGATGCCGCACCGGCCTGCCCTTCCTGCGGCACGCTGATAAACGGCGCCAAGCTCAAGGCGATCCGCCGCGCAGCCGAGCAGGAGCTGCCTGAGCCCAAGCAGAAGCGGAGCGATCGGCTCGGCAGTTCGTCGGTGGCCGTCTTGTTGACCTTGGTTTTCAGCGTATTGGGCCTAGGCATTTTGGCGTTCACATATCTACCGCGTTGA
- a CDS encoding MMPL family transporter: MARSAFTLLARLIIRAWPILIVVVLASGIVAGYAARHIEFNVSLLELLDPQLPEVAAYERLRQELGELDPLIVALEADDQARLQVAADGLAARLTQLKSVAWIDHRPPTQSNDDPAYYASTDGRMVLLLVFGQGRADQFGFASQLVEEVRRDCDAGLAQQPGVTFRLGGNPLLVVEKQRALERDMPLTTLIALAAVIAIFAVAFRSLSSPLIAALPLCVGIAWTLAAADLLYGRLCLLTMPFVPVLAGLGIDYGVHLIARFDEQRAAGSSVADSLVAALSGAGRSVLTGALTTAGAFLTIGLASLRGFSEAGIIGCLGILFTLVATLLLLPALLLLRERIFSFRKTAAFTSPMLAGLGRSIERHPKRWIALWSALCVVAGIGAFQLRYDSDVLGSEFEGEAVRLFRELDQRFEFGLNFGVARADSLAHAWGMAAQLRKDPAVGRVLAPPAILALGDAPGIEAARRRFTSVDGGYLVYAFSAGRNWDQGSMLALAQALAAEDENATGPALLSARIWGAMADDAQRMLLCAALAIWLILLADLRSLRRSLLALAPVAAGALLMAAIMALAGVRLSFVSIMALPLVLGIGIDDGVHILRRSVAGDGMGAVLGNTGKAVVVTSLTTIAGFGSLLLCSHRGMAGLGLVLVIGIAACMLSSLTLLPALLIFFDAPRQDEADKT; encoded by the coding sequence ATGGCGCGTTCGGCATTCACTCTGTTGGCTCGGCTGATTATACGGGCCTGGCCAATTTTGATTGTGGTCGTGTTGGCCTCGGGCATTGTCGCGGGCTATGCGGCGCGCCACATCGAGTTCAACGTCTCGCTGCTCGAGCTGCTCGATCCACAGCTACCCGAGGTGGCGGCATACGAGCGCCTGCGGCAGGAGCTGGGCGAGCTCGATCCGTTGATCGTGGCCTTGGAGGCGGACGACCAGGCGCGGTTGCAGGTTGCGGCCGATGGATTGGCCGCGCGGCTGACGCAGCTTAAATCCGTGGCCTGGATCGACCATCGCCCGCCGACTCAGAGCAACGACGATCCGGCCTACTACGCCTCCACCGACGGAAGGATGGTGCTGCTGCTGGTCTTTGGTCAGGGCCGCGCCGACCAGTTCGGCTTTGCCTCGCAGTTGGTCGAGGAAGTTCGCCGCGATTGCGATGCTGGTTTGGCGCAACAGCCTGGAGTCACGTTCAGGCTCGGCGGCAATCCGCTGCTGGTGGTCGAGAAGCAGCGCGCATTAGAGCGTGATATGCCGCTGACCACGCTGATCGCGTTGGCAGCGGTGATTGCGATCTTTGCCGTGGCCTTCCGTTCGCTCAGTTCGCCGTTGATCGCGGCGTTGCCGCTGTGCGTGGGAATCGCCTGGACCCTGGCCGCGGCCGATTTGCTCTACGGCAGGCTCTGCCTGCTGACCATGCCGTTCGTGCCGGTGCTCGCCGGGCTGGGCATTGACTACGGCGTGCATCTGATCGCGCGATTCGACGAGCAGCGCGCCGCGGGCTCAAGCGTTGCCGACTCGCTGGTCGCCGCGCTTTCCGGCGCAGGGCGTAGCGTGCTCACCGGCGCTCTGACCACGGCCGGAGCGTTTCTGACCATCGGACTGGCGTCGTTGCGCGGTTTCTCCGAGGCCGGAATCATCGGCTGCTTAGGGATACTGTTCACTTTGGTGGCCACGTTGCTGCTGCTGCCTGCGCTGCTGCTGCTGCGCGAACGGATTTTTAGTTTCCGCAAGACTGCGGCCTTTACTTCGCCAATGCTGGCCGGACTGGGGCGTTCCATCGAGAGGCATCCCAAGCGCTGGATTGCGCTGTGGTCGGCGCTTTGCGTAGTCGCGGGGATCGGCGCGTTCCAACTGCGTTACGACAGCGACGTGCTGGGCAGCGAGTTCGAGGGCGAGGCGGTGCGTCTGTTCCGCGAGCTGGATCAGCGCTTCGAGTTCGGCCTGAACTTCGGCGTGGCGCGCGCCGACTCCCTGGCCCACGCCTGGGGCATGGCCGCGCAGTTGCGCAAAGATCCGGCAGTGGGACGCGTGCTCGCGCCCCCCGCAATCCTGGCCCTGGGCGACGCGCCGGGCATCGAGGCCGCCCGGCGGCGCTTCACCTCCGTGGATGGCGGCTACCTGGTCTACGCCTTTTCCGCGGGGCGCAACTGGGACCAGGGCTCTATGCTGGCCCTGGCGCAGGCTCTGGCTGCGGAGGATGAGAACGCCACCGGCCCCGCGCTGCTCAGTGCGCGCATCTGGGGCGCGATGGCCGACGACGCGCAACGCATGTTGCTCTGCGCGGCGTTGGCGATCTGGCTGATCCTGCTGGCCGACCTGCGCTCGTTGCGGCGCTCGCTGCTGGCCCTGGCGCCGGTGGCCGCCGGGGCGCTGCTGATGGCCGCGATCATGGCGCTGGCCGGGGTGCGGCTGAGCTTCGTGAGCATCATGGCACTGCCGCTGGTGCTGGGGATCGGCATTGACGACGGCGTGCACATCCTGCGGCGTAGCGTGGCCGGCGACGGCATGGGCGCGGTGCTGGGCAACACGGGCAAGGCGGTGGTCGTGACCTCGCTGACCACCATCGCCGGGTTCGGCTCGCTGCTGCTGTGTTCCCATCGCGGCATGGCCGGACTGGGCCTGGTGCTGGTGATCGGGATTGCCGCGTGCATGCTCAGCTCGCTGACCCTGCTTCCCGCGCTGCTGATCTTCTTTGACGCGCCGCGT